One Ammospiza caudacuta isolate bAmmCau1 chromosome 27, bAmmCau1.pri, whole genome shotgun sequence genomic window, CTTggcccagtgctgggctgcaTCGTGGTCCACCCGCCGCTGCTCCTGCAGGTCACACTTGTTGCCCAAAACCACAATGGTGACCTGTTCCAAAAGGGTGAGAAGGGCCCCTGACGACCAAGCACGGAGCTGCAGGGCcggctggctctgccctcagtggtgggcctggctctgccactGATTCCATGTCAAGGCCTTTTGAAACCCAATGATTTCAGcgctcccttcccctcctgctgggGTCTGTGTGttccaaaccagccccaaagcAGAAGGAGCCTTTGAGCACCTGTATGCTCAGAGAGCATCCCAGGAGACAGCCTGTTACTGCTGGGAGTCTCACACATCAGGGACCCATCAGTATCTTGTGAAACCAAAGGTGACAACCTGCCCCAGGGGAGCAGATCCCACTCTCCCGTGGGGACTCACCTCCTTCTTGTCCTTGGACTTGTCGATCTCCTTCTTGAGCAGCTCGACACGCTTGAAGGACTCCTTGCTGTCGGTGCTGTAGACCAGCACGTAGCCGTCGGTGCAGGAGAAGCAGTGcttgggcagctccagcccgtCGCGCAGCCCCCGAGTGTCGTAGAAGCGCACCTGCTCCCTCACGCCGCGGTCGGTCTCGATGGAGCCCACGTAAATGTCCTCCTGCGTCTCGATCATCTCCGAGCCTGCCGGGGGTGGCGGGGGACATGTGGGAACGGTGCCGGGGCCCGGGCACAGCGCGGCCGGTGCGTGTGGGGGTGACATGGACACCCCAGAGCCGGCACTGCCCAGGGCCCGCTACACCCGGGGGAGCCGCCACACTCACCGACCACATGGTTCCCgtagagcagctgctccaggatggaGGTTTTGCCCACCGAGGCCTGCCCGCACACCACCACCTTGCAGCTCTTGCCCATCCCGCCTCAccgcggcggccgcgggcgAGCCTcaccggcggcggcgggggacACCGGCGGCACCACAGCGCCCCCCTGCGGGCGGGCGGACCGCAAGAGCGGCCCTGCCCTGCGCCGGGAGGGGCGTGGTCTGTGTAAGCCCCGCCCACCCCCGGTGGAGTTCCGCCTCCCTCCCGGTACCGGCCCCTCCCG contains:
- the NKIRAS2 gene encoding NF-kappa-B inhibitor-interacting Ras-like protein 2 isoform X1; amino-acid sequence: MGKSCKVVVCGQASVGKTSILEQLLYGNHVVGSEMIETQEDIYVGSIETDRGVREQVRFYDTRGLRDGLELPKHCFSCTDGYVLVYSTDSKESFKRVELLKKEIDKSKDKKEVTIVVLGNKCDLQEQRRVDHDAAQHWAKGEKVKLWEVSVADRRTLIEPFIYLASKMTQPQSKSAFPLSRKNKGSGSMDG
- the NKIRAS2 gene encoding NF-kappa-B inhibitor-interacting Ras-like protein 2 isoform X2, translating into MGKSCKVVVCGQASVGKTSILEQLLYGNHVVGSEMIETQEDIYVGSIETDRGVREQVPRSPSSVSSCSRRRSTSPRTRRRSPLWFWATSVTCRSSGGWTTMQPSTGPRARR